Proteins from a genomic interval of Luteibacter pinisoli:
- a CDS encoding flagellar motor protein: MDIVSVVGTILAFLVIIVGTILKGSSLDALWNPAAFVIVFLGTFAALLVQTPGPVLKRAWAMLPWVYRPPDIESENLVTRIVGWSEISRRTGLLGLEPAIEREQDPFIRKGLQLLVDGTEPDAMRSVLEVEVFTREHIDIEAAKVFENAGAYSPTMGIIGAVMGLMAVMQNLADPSKLGHGIAAAFVATIYGIGLANLLALPMAARLKGLARARSQMREILVEGLVSIAQGDNPRHIESKLQGFLQ, from the coding sequence ATGGATATCGTGAGCGTTGTCGGCACGATCCTGGCCTTCCTGGTCATCATCGTGGGGACCATCCTCAAGGGCTCGAGCCTCGACGCCCTGTGGAATCCTGCCGCCTTCGTCATCGTCTTCCTCGGCACCTTCGCCGCGCTGCTGGTGCAGACCCCGGGCCCCGTGCTCAAGCGCGCCTGGGCCATGCTGCCGTGGGTGTACCGGCCACCCGATATCGAATCCGAGAATCTCGTCACCCGCATCGTCGGGTGGAGCGAGATCTCACGACGCACGGGCCTGCTGGGCCTGGAGCCCGCCATCGAGCGCGAACAGGACCCCTTCATCCGCAAGGGGCTTCAGCTTTTGGTGGATGGCACGGAGCCGGACGCCATGCGTTCCGTGCTCGAGGTGGAAGTGTTCACCCGCGAACACATCGACATCGAAGCGGCCAAGGTGTTCGAGAACGCCGGCGCGTATTCGCCGACCATGGGCATCATCGGCGCCGTCATGGGCCTGATGGCCGTGATGCAGAACCTCGCCGATCCCAGCAAGCTGGGCCATGGCATCGCCGCCGCTTTCGTCGCCACGATCTACGGTATCGGCCTGGCCAACCTGCTGGCGCTGCCGATGGCGGCGCGCCTGAAAGGCCTGGCCCGCGCGCGCTCGCAGATGCGCGAAATCCTCGTCGAAGGCCTCGTCTCGATTGCCCAGGGCGATAACCCGCGGCACATCGAGAGCAAGCTGCAGGGGTTCCTGCAGTGA
- a CDS encoding chemotaxis protein CheA, producing MSVELDNELLNVFLIEARELLETLGEQLVDLEASPEDSELLNAVFRAFHTVKGGAGFLGLNAMVELCHRAEDLLNEARNGAIVLNAGLMDALLESLDLLNDMMRAADAGVPAEPAPRSLLDRLVIPGRAASAAPVALAVPISAPRQPAPAAAPAKPYDPIEDEFEALLDAARADRAPAPASTGTISDDEFESLLDSLYGTAAPGASIDADVPSASVADAPAAADSNAISDDEFEALLDQLYGTAAPGDAELPTQAAPVAVAVAEPVAPAVAPIAAPVAEKPKAASAPSEKRQPAAAADTTVRVDTHRLDSLVDAAGELVLVRNRLTNLAPRGTNDPMERAIGELERVAEDLQNAVLRMRMQPVGKLFSRFPRIVRDLARQLGKEIELVTEGEDTDIDRTVVEALADPLVHLLRNAVDHGIEMPDVREDAGKSRSGTVRLAAGQYGDRIVITVTDDGKGMDPEVLRRKAVEKGLMDEEQAARLDERECYEIVFRPGFSTASQVSDISGRGVGMDVVKTKIVELGGTLSIDSRVGHGSTVRLSVPLTLAILRVLMVRVGNRLLSLPMSNVAEVFELAEGQVQELDGRVVAAHRNRALPLADLGNWAGAQGRGGHVVVVQIGHQTLGCLVDEVLGREDVMAKPLGPFLKGVPGVAGATITGDGRISLVLDLAGLADDSGQVLPSLRMAV from the coding sequence ATGAGCGTGGAGCTGGACAACGAGCTGCTCAACGTCTTCCTGATCGAGGCGCGCGAACTGCTCGAGACCCTGGGCGAACAGCTCGTGGACCTCGAGGCCTCGCCGGAAGACAGCGAGCTCCTGAACGCGGTATTCCGTGCGTTCCATACCGTAAAGGGCGGTGCGGGCTTCCTTGGCCTGAACGCCATGGTGGAACTGTGCCACCGCGCGGAAGACCTGCTCAACGAGGCGCGTAACGGCGCCATCGTCCTCAACGCCGGCCTGATGGACGCGTTGCTGGAGTCGCTCGACCTGCTCAACGACATGATGCGCGCGGCCGACGCCGGTGTACCCGCCGAGCCCGCGCCGCGTTCACTGCTTGATCGCCTGGTGATCCCGGGTCGTGCCGCTTCTGCCGCGCCGGTGGCCCTGGCGGTGCCAATCAGCGCCCCACGCCAGCCGGCGCCCGCCGCGGCGCCGGCGAAGCCTTACGATCCGATCGAAGACGAATTCGAGGCCCTGCTCGACGCCGCGCGCGCCGACCGGGCGCCCGCGCCGGCATCCACCGGCACCATTTCCGACGACGAATTCGAATCGCTGCTGGATTCGCTTTACGGCACGGCCGCTCCCGGCGCGTCCATCGACGCCGATGTGCCCAGCGCATCGGTTGCCGATGCGCCCGCGGCGGCCGACAGCAACGCCATCAGCGATGACGAGTTCGAAGCCCTGCTGGACCAGCTCTACGGTACGGCTGCGCCGGGTGACGCCGAACTGCCGACGCAGGCCGCTCCCGTCGCCGTTGCTGTTGCCGAGCCAGTCGCGCCGGCCGTGGCACCGATTGCCGCGCCGGTGGCTGAAAAGCCCAAAGCGGCTAGCGCGCCGAGCGAAAAGCGCCAGCCGGCCGCTGCCGCCGATACCACCGTGCGCGTTGATACCCATCGCCTCGACAGCCTTGTCGACGCCGCGGGTGAGCTCGTGCTGGTGCGTAATCGCCTGACCAATCTCGCACCCCGCGGCACCAACGACCCGATGGAACGCGCCATCGGTGAGCTGGAGCGCGTGGCGGAAGACCTGCAGAACGCCGTGCTGCGCATGCGCATGCAGCCGGTGGGCAAGCTGTTCTCGCGGTTCCCGCGCATCGTGCGCGACCTGGCCCGCCAGCTCGGCAAAGAGATTGAGCTCGTCACCGAAGGCGAAGACACCGATATCGACCGCACCGTGGTGGAGGCCCTGGCCGATCCCCTGGTGCATCTGCTGCGCAACGCCGTGGACCACGGCATCGAAATGCCTGACGTCCGCGAAGACGCGGGCAAGTCGCGTTCCGGCACCGTGCGCCTCGCGGCCGGCCAGTACGGCGACCGCATCGTCATCACCGTCACCGATGACGGCAAGGGGATGGACCCGGAAGTCCTGCGCCGCAAGGCGGTCGAGAAGGGCCTGATGGATGAAGAGCAGGCCGCTCGCCTCGACGAGCGCGAATGCTACGAAATCGTCTTCCGCCCCGGGTTCTCCACCGCCAGCCAGGTCTCGGATATTTCCGGCCGCGGCGTCGGCATGGACGTGGTGAAGACAAAAATCGTTGAACTTGGCGGTACCCTGTCGATTGATTCGCGGGTGGGCCATGGCAGCACGGTGCGCCTCTCGGTGCCGCTGACGCTCGCGATCCTGCGCGTGCTGATGGTGCGCGTGGGCAACCGCCTGCTGAGCCTGCCGATGTCCAACGTCGCCGAAGTGTTCGAGCTCGCCGAAGGCCAGGTCCAGGAACTGGACGGCCGCGTGGTGGCCGCGCACCGCAACCGCGCGCTGCCGCTGGCCGACCTCGGCAACTGGGCGGGCGCGCAGGGCAGGGGTGGACACGTCGTCGTGGTGCAGATCGGCCACCAGACGCTGGGTTGCCTCGTCGACGAAGTGCTGGGCCGTGAAGATGTGATGGCCAAGCCGCTCGGTCCCTTCCTGAAGGGCGTGCCCGGCGTGGCCGGTGCTACGATCACCGGCGATGGACGTATCTCACTCGTACTTGACCTCGCGGGCCTGGCCGATGACAGCGGCCAGGTGCTGCCCAGCCTGAGGATGGCTGTCTGA
- a CDS encoding protein phosphatase CheZ, producing the protein MNTMISAGQDVAPELRELLDADDSVAFEKALDSLIRSREQHLFMALGHLARDLHESARRLAADISSEGIPGTMSDARKHLRDVLEMSSQAAHRTLDFSDKLRPQAQALAKEADELLVLDQADPVFNVNATALAVRVGDFAQSCDIGFGEMVEAQSWQDLSGQRVAQVEAFMAKVESSLIELVRLTGSLAGGNTPAADKVSQDEVDRLLSEFGF; encoded by the coding sequence ATGAACACGATGATTTCCGCTGGCCAGGACGTGGCCCCCGAACTGCGCGAGCTGCTCGACGCCGACGATAGCGTGGCTTTTGAAAAGGCGCTCGACAGCCTTATCCGCAGCCGCGAGCAGCACCTGTTCATGGCGCTGGGCCACCTGGCGCGCGACCTCCACGAATCCGCCCGCCGCCTTGCCGCCGATATCTCCAGCGAAGGCATCCCGGGCACGATGAGTGACGCGCGCAAGCACCTGCGTGACGTGCTCGAAATGAGTTCGCAGGCGGCCCACCGCACGCTGGATTTCAGCGACAAGTTGCGCCCGCAGGCGCAGGCCCTGGCGAAAGAGGCCGACGAGCTGCTCGTGCTCGACCAGGCCGACCCCGTCTTCAACGTCAACGCGACGGCCCTGGCCGTGCGCGTGGGCGATTTCGCGCAGAGCTGCGACATCGGCTTCGGCGAAATGGTCGAAGCGCAGTCCTGGCAGGATCTGTCCGGCCAGCGCGTCGCCCAGGTCGAAGCCTTCATGGCCAAGGTCGAGTCCTCGCTGATCGAGCTGGTGCGCCTCACCGGTTCGCTCGCGGGTGGCAACACGCCGGCCGCGGACAAGGTCAGCCAGGACGAAGTGGATCGCCTCCTCAGCGAATTCGGGTTCTGA
- the cheY gene encoding chemotaxis response regulator CheY — MDKNMKILVVDDFSTMRRIVRNLLVELGFTNTLIQEAEDGNAALALLRSQPIDLVVTDWNMPNMTGIDLLRAIRADAALKKLPVLMVTAENNRDQIIAAAQSGVNGYVVKPFTAVTLKEKLDKIFERLAAAAG, encoded by the coding sequence TTGGACAAGAACATGAAAATCCTCGTGGTGGACGATTTCTCCACCATGCGGCGCATCGTCCGTAACCTGCTGGTGGAGCTGGGTTTCACCAACACGCTCATCCAGGAAGCGGAAGACGGCAACGCGGCGCTGGCGCTGCTGCGCTCGCAGCCCATCGACCTGGTGGTCACCGACTGGAACATGCCGAACATGACCGGCATCGACCTGTTGCGTGCCATTCGTGCCGACGCCGCGCTGAAGAAGCTGCCGGTGCTGATGGTCACGGCCGAGAACAACCGCGACCAGATCATCGCAGCCGCGCAGAGCGGCGTGAATGGTTACGTCGTGAAGCCGTTCACGGCCGTCACGCTGAAGGAAAAGCTCGACAAGATCTTCGAACGACTCGCTGCGGCCGCGGGCTAA
- a CDS encoding RNA polymerase sigma factor FliA, whose translation MSVASEYLEITKVPADQLVKTHAPLVRRIAYHLMGRLPPSVDANDLMQAGMIGLLEAARNYSPTRAASFETYAGIRIRGAMLDELRKTDWTPRSVHRKLREVAEVTRQIENETGGDANDVEVMKRLGIDAMEYNQILADAASARLLSLTAPEGDEGFAIDVADPDAAGPDGLFEKDGLRHALADSIDGLPEREKLVMSLYYDEELNLKEIGAVLGVSESRVCQIHGQALIRLRARMSGWKDKH comes from the coding sequence GTGAGCGTCGCGAGCGAATACCTTGAAATCACTAAGGTTCCGGCCGATCAACTGGTAAAAACGCACGCGCCGCTGGTGCGCCGGATTGCCTATCACCTGATGGGCCGCCTGCCGCCCAGCGTCGATGCGAACGACCTCATGCAAGCCGGGATGATCGGCCTGCTTGAGGCGGCAAGGAACTATTCGCCGACTCGCGCGGCCAGCTTCGAAACCTATGCGGGCATCCGCATTCGTGGCGCCATGCTGGACGAACTGCGCAAGACGGACTGGACCCCGCGCTCCGTGCACCGAAAGTTGCGCGAAGTGGCGGAAGTCACCAGGCAGATCGAGAACGAAACCGGCGGCGACGCCAACGACGTGGAAGTGATGAAGCGTCTTGGCATCGATGCCATGGAGTACAACCAGATCCTGGCCGACGCGGCGAGTGCGCGGTTGCTGAGCCTGACGGCGCCGGAAGGCGACGAAGGTTTCGCGATCGACGTGGCCGACCCGGACGCCGCGGGCCCGGACGGCCTGTTCGAAAAAGACGGCCTGCGCCATGCGCTCGCCGACTCGATCGACGGGCTTCCCGAGCGCGAAAAGCTGGTGATGTCGCTGTACTACGATGAAGAACTCAACCTGAAGGAAATCGGTGCGGTGTTGGGAGTGAGCGAATCGCGCGTGTGCCAGATCCATGGCCAGGCCCTGATCCGACTCCGTGCACGCATGTCAGGTTGGAAAGACAAACACTAA
- a CDS encoding MinD/ParA family protein — MTTHVDNSQAATLNWLADRRPTRSIAIAGGKGGVGKTTVAVNLGMALAMGGRDVLLLDADLGMANIDVLLGLQPTRHLGHMLEGACAIEDLVLEAPHGLKVIPATSGTRRMAQLPNIEHAAVIRAFDEYPLAPEYLIVDTAAGISDSVSMFAAASDEVVVVVCDEPASLTDAYALIKVLSREFAVNRFRIVANMVRHAQEGRQLFEKLSRVTNRFLDVSLDFMGMVPHDEYLRQAIRRQSAVVEAWPSSRSAVGFKNMARSVDTWGEPEPRGQGRIGFFAGREHVGGGLPL, encoded by the coding sequence ATGACCACACACGTCGACAATTCCCAGGCCGCCACGCTTAACTGGCTAGCCGACCGCCGCCCCACGCGGAGCATCGCGATCGCGGGCGGCAAGGGCGGCGTGGGCAAGACCACGGTGGCCGTGAACCTCGGCATGGCCCTGGCCATGGGCGGGCGTGACGTCCTCCTGCTGGACGCCGACCTCGGCATGGCCAATATCGACGTGCTGCTCGGTCTGCAGCCCACGCGCCATCTCGGTCACATGCTCGAAGGCGCCTGCGCCATCGAAGACCTGGTGCTGGAAGCGCCGCATGGCCTGAAGGTGATCCCGGCCACCTCCGGTACCCGCCGCATGGCCCAGCTGCCGAACATCGAGCATGCCGCCGTCATCCGCGCCTTCGACGAATACCCGCTGGCGCCGGAGTACCTGATTGTCGACACCGCCGCGGGCATCTCCGATAGCGTGTCGATGTTTGCCGCCGCCTCCGACGAGGTCGTGGTGGTGGTCTGCGACGAGCCGGCCTCGCTCACCGACGCCTACGCACTCATCAAGGTGCTGTCGCGCGAATTCGCGGTGAACCGCTTCCGCATCGTGGCCAACATGGTTCGCCACGCGCAGGAAGGCCGCCAGCTGTTCGAAAAGCTCTCCCGGGTGACCAATCGGTTCCTCGATGTGTCCCTGGATTTCATGGGCATGGTTCCGCACGACGAGTACCTGCGCCAGGCCATCCGCCGCCAGTCGGCGGTGGTCGAAGCCTGGCCCAGCAGCCGTTCGGCGGTGGGATTCAAGAATATGGCCAGGTCGGTCGATACATGGGGTGAACCCGAACCCCGTGGTCAGGGTCGGATCGGCTTTTTTGCCGGCCGCGAGCACGTGGGGGGAGGGCTGCCGTTGTGA
- the flhF gene encoding flagellar biosynthesis protein FlhF, translating into MKIKRFVASDMRQAMRQVRDEQGPDAVILSTRRMDDGIEIIAALDYDEALVREAGFAFDEPQAEEKPGIMRAVRDTREAERLARVDQARAATAAAVERAAKAAPANPNAPQRQSSSALAASVADVVRAATVSAPQNDTAVNGMRAEINNLREMLEVQLSALAWNQMDREQPLRARVLREMTRLGIDGDVARALCAELPADMTVEQARYLPLGILSRNIRTSGRNFDTVGGGITAFVGTTGVGKTTTIAKLAARAVLRHGASNVALISADQYRIGAGAQLEHYGRLLGVRVYNAHDAASLRTVLLQLRGKHTVLIDTAGLAGNDPKLQQQFETLRAMADVRVCLVLAANAQAQAIDNAVRAYAPLKPQSAILTKLDETPLLGGALSAVIRHGMPLDYTTDGQRVPEDIATADARKLVCLAAQMLKQRNDEPDDAILADRFGFASSPALA; encoded by the coding sequence ATGAAAATCAAACGATTCGTTGCTTCCGATATGCGCCAGGCCATGCGCCAGGTGCGTGACGAGCAGGGTCCGGACGCCGTGATCCTCTCCACGCGGCGCATGGACGACGGCATCGAGATCATCGCTGCGCTCGACTACGACGAGGCCCTGGTCCGCGAGGCCGGCTTTGCGTTCGACGAGCCGCAGGCGGAAGAGAAGCCCGGCATCATGCGTGCGGTGCGCGATACCCGCGAAGCCGAGCGCCTGGCCCGCGTCGACCAGGCCCGCGCCGCCACGGCCGCCGCCGTCGAGCGTGCCGCGAAGGCCGCGCCGGCCAACCCGAACGCGCCGCAGCGCCAGTCGTCCTCCGCGCTCGCCGCCAGCGTCGCCGACGTGGTGCGCGCCGCCACCGTCAGCGCGCCGCAGAACGACACCGCGGTGAACGGCATGCGCGCCGAAATCAACAACCTGCGCGAGATGCTGGAAGTGCAGCTCTCCGCGCTGGCCTGGAACCAGATGGACCGCGAGCAGCCGCTGCGCGCCCGTGTCCTTCGCGAGATGACCCGCCTCGGTATCGACGGCGACGTGGCCCGCGCCCTGTGCGCCGAACTGCCCGCGGACATGACCGTCGAGCAGGCCCGTTACCTGCCGCTGGGCATCCTCTCGCGCAACATCCGCACCAGCGGCCGCAACTTCGACACCGTCGGGGGTGGCATCACCGCCTTCGTCGGCACCACCGGCGTCGGCAAGACCACCACCATCGCCAAGCTTGCCGCCCGCGCGGTGCTGCGCCACGGGGCTTCCAACGTCGCGCTGATCAGCGCCGACCAGTACCGCATCGGTGCTGGCGCGCAGCTGGAACACTATGGGCGCCTTCTGGGCGTGCGTGTGTATAACGCCCACGACGCCGCCAGCCTGCGCACGGTGCTGCTGCAGCTGCGTGGCAAGCACACCGTACTGATCGACACCGCTGGCCTGGCCGGCAACGACCCGAAGCTGCAGCAGCAGTTCGAGACGCTGCGTGCGATGGCCGACGTCCGCGTGTGCCTGGTGCTCGCCGCCAACGCCCAGGCCCAGGCCATCGACAACGCGGTGCGCGCCTATGCGCCGCTGAAGCCGCAGAGCGCCATTCTTACCAAGCTCGACGAAACCCCGCTCCTGGGTGGCGCGCTGTCGGCGGTGATCCGCCACGGCATGCCGCTCGACTACACCACGGATGGCCAGCGCGTTCCCGAAGACATCGCCACTGCTGACGCACGCAAGCTGGTCTGCCTCGCCGCCCAGATGCTCAAGCAGCGCAACGACGAACCGGATGACGCCATACTTGCCGACCGCTTCGGCTTCGCGTCTTCACCGGCCCTGGCCTGA
- the flhA gene encoding flagellar biosynthesis protein FlhA, translating into MAASTNLMGTFRQIGRRGVAAPVAMLIMLGMMMLPLPPFMLDLLFTFNIALSLVILLATMYVMRPLELASFPTVVLFATLLRLALNIASTRVVLLHGHNGPGAAGKVIEAFAEFVIGGNFAVGFVVFAILTIINFVVVTKGATRVSEVTARFTLDAMPGKQMAIDADLNAGLLTQEQARERRQEVREEADFYGSMDGASKFVRGDATAGMLILAINMLGGFFIGMFQHGLSASEAARTYTLLTIGDGLVAQVPGLMLSIATAVIVTRVSKSQEMGKQVFGQLFAQPKALGVAAAVLGVMGLIPGMPNIPFLLLAGIAGFAAFKLHQGKQAPATGTPGAPGTELAALEAAPPAERLELSWEDVAQVDTIGLEVGYRLIPLVDKAQGGELMARIKSVRRKLSQELGFLVPSVHIRDNLDLAPHGYRISLMGVPMGEAEIHTERMLAIDPGRVHGTINGIATRDPAFGLDAVWIEPGMREHAQTLGYTVVDPATVIATHLSHILQNHAHELIGHQDVQQLLDRLAQQTPKLVEDLVPKRLSLGAVVKVLQNLLAERVPIRNFRGIVESLAEHAGQSQDPGVLAAAVRVTLGRQIVQEIAGLGSEVPVITLAPELEQILLQSLQGGGPAGAAVEPGLADRLQKNVAEAARRQEAAGEPAVLLVSPALRPWLSRFTRHVAQNLHVLAYNEVPDNRRVKLVTALGR; encoded by the coding sequence ATGGCAGCTTCCACCAACCTGATGGGCACCTTCCGGCAGATCGGCCGCCGTGGCGTCGCCGCACCGGTCGCCATGCTGATCATGCTCGGCATGATGATGCTGCCGCTGCCGCCGTTCATGCTGGACCTGCTGTTCACCTTCAACATCGCGCTGTCGCTGGTGATCCTGCTGGCCACCATGTACGTGATGCGGCCGCTGGAGCTGGCCTCGTTCCCGACGGTGGTCCTGTTCGCCACGTTGCTGCGCCTGGCCCTGAATATCGCCTCCACCCGCGTGGTGCTGCTGCACGGCCATAACGGCCCGGGCGCGGCCGGCAAGGTGATCGAGGCCTTCGCCGAGTTCGTCATCGGCGGCAACTTCGCCGTCGGCTTCGTGGTCTTCGCCATCCTCACCATCATCAACTTCGTGGTGGTGACCAAGGGCGCCACCCGCGTGTCCGAAGTGACCGCCCGCTTTACCCTCGACGCCATGCCCGGCAAGCAGATGGCAATCGACGCCGACCTCAACGCCGGCCTGCTCACCCAGGAACAGGCGCGCGAGCGCCGCCAGGAAGTCCGCGAGGAAGCCGACTTCTACGGCTCGATGGACGGTGCCTCGAAGTTCGTCCGCGGCGACGCCACCGCCGGCATGCTCATCCTCGCGATCAACATGCTGGGTGGCTTCTTCATCGGCATGTTCCAGCATGGCCTGTCGGCTAGCGAAGCGGCCCGTACCTACACGCTGCTGACCATCGGTGACGGCCTCGTCGCCCAGGTGCCCGGCCTGATGCTCTCCATCGCCACGGCGGTGATCGTCACCCGCGTGTCCAAGTCGCAGGAGATGGGCAAGCAGGTGTTCGGCCAGCTGTTTGCGCAGCCGAAGGCGCTGGGCGTGGCCGCGGCGGTGCTCGGCGTCATGGGCCTGATCCCGGGCATGCCGAATATTCCGTTCCTCCTGCTGGCGGGCATCGCCGGCTTCGCCGCGTTCAAGCTGCACCAGGGCAAGCAGGCGCCAGCGACCGGCACGCCGGGCGCGCCGGGCACCGAGCTTGCCGCGCTGGAGGCCGCGCCGCCGGCCGAGCGCCTCGAACTGTCGTGGGAAGACGTGGCCCAGGTGGACACCATCGGCCTCGAAGTCGGCTACCGCCTGATCCCGCTGGTGGACAAGGCGCAGGGCGGCGAACTCATGGCCCGCATCAAGTCCGTGCGGCGCAAGCTGTCCCAGGAGCTGGGCTTCCTGGTGCCGTCCGTGCACATCCGCGACAACCTCGACCTGGCACCGCATGGCTACCGCATCTCCCTGATGGGCGTGCCCATGGGCGAGGCCGAGATCCATACCGAGCGCATGCTCGCGATCGACCCGGGCCGGGTGCACGGCACCATCAACGGTATCGCCACGCGCGACCCGGCCTTTGGCCTGGACGCGGTGTGGATCGAGCCGGGCATGCGCGAACACGCGCAGACGCTGGGCTACACCGTGGTCGACCCGGCCACCGTCATCGCGACGCACCTGTCGCACATCCTGCAAAACCACGCCCACGAACTCATTGGCCACCAGGACGTCCAGCAGCTGCTCGACCGCCTGGCCCAGCAGACCCCTAAGCTGGTGGAAGACCTGGTACCCAAGCGCCTGTCGCTTGGCGCCGTGGTCAAGGTGCTGCAGAACCTGCTGGCCGAGCGCGTGCCCATCCGCAACTTCCGCGGCATCGTCGAATCGCTGGCGGAGCATGCGGGGCAGAGCCAGGATCCGGGCGTGCTCGCCGCCGCGGTGCGCGTCACCCTCGGTCGCCAGATCGTCCAGGAAATCGCCGGCCTGGGTTCGGAAGTGCCTGTCATTACTTTGGCGCCGGAGCTCGAACAGATCCTGCTGCAATCCCTGCAGGGTGGTGGCCCCGCCGGCGCGGCCGTCGAGCCGGGCCTGGCCGATCGCCTGCAGAAGAACGTCGCCGAAGCCGCGCGTCGGCAGGAAGCGGCGGGTGAACCGGCCGTGCTGCTGGTCTCGCCGGCCCTTCGTCCCTGGTTGTCGCGCTTTACGCGCCATGTGGCCCAAAACCTGCATGTACTTGCCTACAACGAGGTTCCGGATAACCGCCGCGTCAAGTTGGTGACGGCACTGGGACGCTAG
- the flhB gene encoding flagellar biosynthesis protein FlhB, whose translation MSEGADKEDKTESPSDKRLREAREKGELPRSRDLSTAIVVFSGVAMLIASHEQMAIHAANIMHVGLRYGREDLFAANGLNRALMTAVMEALRMLGPLFAVLMAASVAAPAVMGGLNFSLEALVPKFDRLNPIQGFSRLVSKNGLVELGKSLLKLLLIGGALAWYLRKSTSEMYAVGTGQVNEGIAHAFGVFGSASLIFALALGGIALVDAPWQKYSFTTKMKMTKQEVKDEHKENEGSPELKSKIRQMQHQMARRRMMEDVPTADVIVANPSHFSVALKYDENRMGAPRVVAKGMDVMALQIRQVGTDAKVPVVEAAPLARALYHTTEIGREIPSALYVAVAQILAYVFRLKQAIAVGDVPPDMPQQDIDPELMGPYRMDK comes from the coding sequence ATGAGCGAGGGTGCGGATAAGGAAGACAAAACCGAAAGTCCAAGTGACAAACGCCTTCGCGAAGCCCGTGAAAAGGGCGAGCTGCCGCGCTCGCGCGACCTGTCGACGGCCATCGTGGTGTTCTCCGGCGTGGCCATGCTCATTGCCTCGCACGAGCAGATGGCCATCCACGCCGCGAACATCATGCACGTCGGCCTGCGCTATGGCCGCGAAGACCTGTTTGCCGCCAACGGCCTCAATCGGGCCCTGATGACGGCGGTGATGGAGGCCCTGCGCATGCTCGGCCCGCTGTTCGCCGTGCTGATGGCCGCCTCGGTGGCCGCCCCGGCGGTGATGGGCGGCCTCAATTTCTCGCTGGAAGCCCTGGTACCCAAGTTCGACCGGCTGAACCCGATCCAGGGGTTCTCCCGCCTGGTGTCCAAGAACGGCCTTGTGGAGCTGGGCAAATCCCTGCTCAAGCTGCTGCTGATCGGCGGTGCGCTGGCCTGGTACCTGCGCAAGAGCACCTCGGAAATGTATGCCGTCGGCACCGGCCAGGTGAACGAGGGCATCGCCCATGCCTTCGGCGTGTTCGGCAGCGCCTCGCTCATCTTCGCCCTGGCCCTGGGTGGCATCGCCCTGGTCGACGCGCCGTGGCAGAAGTACAGCTTCACCACGAAGATGAAGATGACCAAGCAGGAAGTGAAGGACGAGCACAAGGAAAACGAGGGCTCGCCGGAACTGAAGTCAAAAATCCGCCAGATGCAGCACCAGATGGCGCGGCGCCGGATGATGGAAGACGTGCCCACGGCCGACGTCATCGTGGCCAACCCGAGCCACTTCTCGGTGGCCCTGAAATACGACGAAAACCGCATGGGAGCGCCACGCGTGGTGGCCAAGGGCATGGATGTAATGGCCCTGCAGATCCGGCAAGTCGGCACCGATGCGAAGGTTCCGGTGGTGGAAGCGGCTCCGTTGGCACGAGCCTTGTATCACACGACGGAGATCGGACGCGAAATCCCCTCGGCCCTGTACGTGGCCGTGGCCCAGATCCTGGCCTACGTGTTCCGTTTGAAGCAGGCGATCGCCGTTGGCGACGTCCCGCCTGACATGCCCCAGCAGGATATCGATCCGGAGCTGATGGGCCCTTACCGCATGGACAAGTGA